ATTCGGTCTTCCAAAAGGATAAATTCTACCATCAGGATTAAGAGCAATCTCACGTCTAAACCAAAAAGGCTTAAACTGTGTAGTTCTTCGAAGTGCAGCAAATTCCTCAAATGTATAAAATCTTATCCTACAATTCTTATCTACTAGCCAATGCCAATAAGTATCTGTAAGATTTTTTATGAATATATCTATATCCATGAGGAGTTCCTTATCAATTGCGGCATATCCCCTAGGCTCAATAGGCAATATCTTAAAATCGATAGCTCGCTCATTGAACCACAAATATATATCCTTTAAATGCTCATATGATCCTTTGGATATAGTGCAAAATGCTCTTGTTCTGCCACCTTTTGATTTTACGTTCATAATTCTGTCAAGAACTATTTCACTGTGTGACCTTAAGAAATCATTATAAGGACCATCAAACGAAATATTAATAAGTGCATTGTTCTCAATCAGTAAATCCATAAGTTCATCATTCAAGAGCAGTGCATTTGTAGTAAAATTATTTGAAAACTTTGTGCCATATTTTTCTTTCATCTCTTTTTGAAATGAAAAGACAGTTTTATAGAATTCAATGCCGGCAAGAGTTGGCTCTCCT
This genomic window from Roseburia sp. 831b contains:
- a CDS encoding radical SAM/SPASM domain-containing protein codes for the protein MIHEIALTIKPTMNCNMRCKHCFNGDTLNNSEILSLDKVQNFIEAACRKYQDVKITFHGGEPTLAGIEFYKTVFSFQKEMKEKYGTKFSNNFTTNALLLNDELMDLLIENNALINISFDGPYNDFLRSHSEIVLDRIMNVKSKGGRTRAFCTISKGSYEHLKDIYLWFNERAIDFKILPIEPRGYAAIDKELLMDIDIFIKNLTDTYWHWLVDKNCRIRFYTFEEFAALRRTTQFKPFWFRREIALNPDGRIYPFGRPNDIQFCLGKPEEKLDLEECFSSKEYERMLNILQGYRERYCKTCSASQVCNGVCICMSYMYVQDSQLLEYSCNQSRHIFESILDINDEIIADIHNGNGEKYNEFAKKIFMKNME